The following is a genomic window from Liolophura sinensis isolate JHLJ2023 chromosome 10, CUHK_Ljap_v2, whole genome shotgun sequence.
CGGTCACGCACAGCTTTGACACTTTGAAGACAGAACAGGCCTGAGGCCCAAGTTCCagattctttatttatttatttatttgattggtgttttacgccgtactcaagaatatttcacttatacgacggcggccaacattatagtgggaggaaaccgggcagagcccaggagaaacccacgaccatccgcagattgcgggcagaccttcccacttatggccggagaggaagtcagcatgagctggacttgaactcacagcgaccgcgttggtgagagactcccgggtcattacgcttcgctagcgcgctaaccaactgagccacggagacccccaaGTTCCAAATTATTAAATGTAACGATACAGAGCGGTTAATTTGGAAGctgagctgggaacatggccaaccgatatTAGAGCTAAGTATCATGAGGCATTAAAATTAGACAAGCAGTCGATGTCTACTTGTGTATTCAACTCCCTGTTTAGTGCTGGATTCGAGCCCGCAACTTCATTAGGTGGTGGCGAACGCGGTTTCAGTGTAGGAAAATCTAGATGCAAGACAaataattttcagatttttgtcgATCTAAGTTTCTCAGTAACCGAGACGTGTGTATGTAATTCTTTGGAAGTCTTCGAAAAACTTCAGAACATGAAATCCTGTTTTCGAACAAGTAAATCGGGATCGTTGTACaatgaattaaaaaagaaaatattcgTCAAGCCAACAGTTTTCGTCAAAGCGAATTGCTCCATCGTTTCCACCGATATGCAAATGTCATTGTTGCGAAATGTTTCTAAATGTTCTTTTATTACACGtgtaatagaaaaaaaagaacaagacTGTCTCAAAAAATTAAAGCGGTATTACTTCATGTATTCTTTTAGAGTAAAGTTACCACTTTGTGTGACGATCACATGagatgaagaattacagaaaacTCTGTAAATAAACGAGTTAGAAGATTTATGGAGCTGTTGTCACTGGTCTATACAGCTTGGTAGTAACTGGATGTGTCCTGGAATTTGCAATAATACATTCGCTTTTATCTTGTTTATAATTAATTCATTCGATGGTAAGTAATTATAAAGGTGACGATTTCTCATTTTGATGAGGCGGAGATAACTGTTTCACTGACAATATCTCAGTGATCTGTTAGTAGAATTGGACGTTTTCCAGCTGTGCTTCGGTTATTTTTGAAACTAACcgacttttcttttcttttttatttttttattttttttttttgctgacgGGTAGAATTTGCGCCGATCTTGAGAaagtgacatatatatatatgatgctATGTCACTTTCTCAAGATCGGCGCAAATTCTACCCGTCCgcgaaaaaaaatatatatatgtgtgtgtgtgtgtgtgtgtgtgtgtgtgtgtgtgtgtctttgtctgtgtgtctgtgtgtttttgtaagCGTTTGACAGAAATCACTTTGCACAATCTTGTTCCTTTTGTACGGCAACCATTTCCAGGGTATCTGTATATATAGACGTTTTGCTAAAAGCACGCGTTCAGGCTTATCTCGTATCTTGCCTGAAGTAGCCGGTTGTTGGTGGCAGACAACTGTTGGCATTATTGGTAATGTGGCGGTGGTGCTACAGCGGGCAGATACAGAGGTGTCTGTGTAGGTACATAGCAACCCCGCATTCCACAACCCCCTCAGTGTGACCTTTAGAAGAAGCAATGGTGGCCACGTGGGGACCAACATAACTTATCAATTAATGGCAAATGGTACTGGGATATATTTAGTTTGCGGAAGAAATTAGGTCAATAAATGTGGGAACAGGCCCTGTTTGGGCAGCTGGATGTAAGCCTGGACAAACCGGAAGAGGCCTAATAAGGCGGGCTCCGTCTATAACGTGCTCACTTAGCGGCCATTGTCGTTTCCTCCTGACCCTGTATTACCGGGCTTTGCTGTTTTAATCTGAATTGTTCTGAGACCTGTCAACGTAACGTGATATCTCAGATATCTGTTGCAGCCGTGTTTGATATAGGGTGACCTAGGCTTATCTTGGCCGATAAAACATCTCTAAATATATTCAGTTGTTTGGTGGAGATTTCCCCGTGTAGGTCTTCAGTGTCAAACTAATTACACCGTCCCTGAAAGTGACATACTCGAGGAAGAAACTTTTTATCTTTGTATGCTATACTTATTAGCTGATTATAAGAATGGAGACTGGTTGATTAACTAATTACGTTTTGAAATGGATCAGATAATTTGTAGAAAAAAAGACACACGTGATGTCAGGTATAGTTACTATATCTTGGACGTGGAGAATACTCCAAACTTCCTATGATCGTTTTATTCACCATCCGGTGAGTTCTGTTTTAGTATATACGACATAATTGTGATTGTAAGATATCAAACGAAGcaaggaaagaagaaaaaaaaagatcaaaagaaaaagaatttaCAGTGGACCAGCCTGTCATTAGCCATTCGTATGTATGATAAGAATTTACAAATGGCATAAGTTAAAGGTAAGTTTTCTTGACTAGCTGAATGCACGCTGTGTCATTGCAATGGATTTTAATGATTGCGAAATTCGTTGTatgcaacagttttcaatgtgtAACAAACCGATATTTTTCACATAATTAGTTTAAGATTGTGAATTAAAGACGGCGACCAGAGCCTCGGAAGTGTCTAACTATACATCCTGTAACCTATAGTTAACTGTCTGAAAAATCACTGATAATCTCTTCCAAAATTGCGAACAGTCAATGACACAAACCACAAGCTCTGCGCTGTGTTGGACGTTTATATGTTTACACGGAAAATTCAGTTAGAATACGTTTGGCTAAACTGAATAAGCTTGTTTTCGAGACAAATATTCCATTACTTTGCATATAACGTCATGATtatgcaaagaaaaacaaatggcatATAATGGATCAGACATACCGTCTTGTTAAAGTTTTGGCAGAAAtgctacataaaaaaaaacagacatattCTGAAGTATAGTTCACCAAGATTAGTCTGTATCAACTCTACGCTCTGGCATTGTTTCACGGAAAATTTGAAAAGATCAATCTCGCGAGGAATGAATAAATGGTTTACGTCCATTTATTTATCAAGTCAGGATCGTTGGTTACGCTATGCCGTTATTTCACGTTCTCGGCTAGGGCGTTGACCGGGTTTTGCCATGTGGTTTGATGTACCTGCAAAAATTCACCGTGATGTACTCTACCAGCTGAGGAAACTGTAACACTCCCCACCCCATGTATACCACCTACCCTACCgccatacccccccccccacacacacccctcccccccccccccccgctctaCATCTACTGCCCCCGCTCTCTGCCCTAATCATACCGGTCCGCAAACAGTTGTGAGTTTCTCCCGAATGAAGGACTTAATGTCTCTATTAGTTGTTTACCATCTCCCCACTGCCAATTTTCCCTATCCACACACCGACTGATGGCAGGGTAATTCCACTGTACACGTGTTATAATATCTGTTGTAATGTTTGCCTCTAAAACTTGCAGCCATACTGCATCAGTATTCAACTCTCGCTCAGATGCAGCCGCTCTCATTATTGTTGTGCAAACGTATATCCCTATAGATTCGTCAAAAACCGCGGCGACTAAATAATTTCCATGATGTTTTGATTTGCCAGTGAATTGCGTGATTGACTAGTTATCGTATGTTACGATGTTTCGCGTTATTACCGTCTGATTGTCCTGCTCAGAGAAGCTGTTTCCACGCCATTTTATCTCGCCAATATGGTCGTCGGATTAAATCGACAGTTTTATAATATGGGTCCATATATAGTGATTTAGTCGAAAACTTAAAGCCCAATTAAAATCATTCAAACTGACTCTTCAATAAGCTTAAAAATAGAACTGAAACAATATCAGCATGGTTAGAGCAGCCAGATTCActtaatttgatttgtgaagAATAAtgctgttttggttttattcccAAAGTGGCTTTGTGAAGGAGACCCCCATTAAGCCAGAATTAAACTTTTCTCATTTTTACTACAATGTAAACTAGTGTAGTACCTCTTATTGTCTAAACATGGGTCAACACAGGGTAAGGGTATCTGAAGACCTTTGTTACAGCCAACAACCGTTGCCTGTGTAAGGCATCCTCATTATTACCTGTATATACACCATCATTAGTGCCGTACATGGCACCCCATAGTCACTGAAAAGCGAAAGGGCCCATTTCCGAAGCTGTCTCCACACCCAATTCGTAAAACAGATCTCTGAAAGCTATATCTTTGTCTGCATAACTTGAGACAGTTTATGTTGACATCAgtatcatgttgttgttgcattctCCACGTGAACCGCATGCGCCATTGCCGTTTTTAGAGATTGAGtgatttgatcggtgttttatgccgtcctcaagaatatttcacttatgcgacggcggccagcataatggttggaggaaaccgagcagagcccgggggaaacccacgaccatctgcaggttgctgatagactttcccacgtacggccggagaggaagccagcatgagctggacttgaactctcagcgaccgcatttgtgagagattcattacgctgcgatagcgcgctaatCCGTTTGTAGAAATAAGTTCATTAATTACTTACATCAAGAACCTCCGACGCCCCTTGGAGTCCAGGTGCTCTCTGCAACCGTTCCGAAACGTCTGTGAAAGTAGTTATTTAAACGTTAAGcacataaatttaataaaaccatgttttttttctccttcagaGAGGACCGCTTTAATTTGACTGACATGACTTACATTGGGCCAATATGTTCAGTACAGCTGTGGACGAAATCAACGGATTCCTGGATCCTCGATACAGTAAGCTACAGTATTTTCATAAGTAGTGGATCCTTGATACCGTCCCGCTACAATATTGTCCTGAGCAGTGGATCTTCGATACTGCCCGCTACAGTATTGTGATGAATAGTGGATCCTCTATGCCGTACGCTACAGTCTTGTCATGAGTAGTGGATCCTCGATGCCGCAAGCTACACTATTGTTACGAGTAGTGGATCCGCGATACCGTAAGCTATAGTACTGCCATGAGTATTGGATCTTTGATACAGTAAGCTATAGCATTGCCATGAGTATTGGATCCTCGATACAGCAAGCTACAGTATTGCCCTGTGTATTGGATCTTCGATATAGTAAGCTACAGCATTGTCATGGATAGTTACAATCCTGAATGAAAATTGTAACAAcggaaatattttattattatgatcatcatcatcatcatcatcatcatattcattattataaaaaataaatgtgttatggCAATCTGTGCGCATACGGTGGAACTGTTCATACTGGGTTCGCGCAAGTCATTATTTGTGTGGTGAGCTACTGTCTTTTTTGTATTCTACAGTATATTCATggatgttttttcttctttttgttagCTGACAATTGTAGACTGGAAGACGGATGACAAGGCCGTATTCAATGTATCCAAACGGATTGACGCACGTGAGCAGAAATACAACAGAACTGGTGAGTGAGGGAAAAAATCAAAATACTTCATACATCTGTCTATTTCTTAATCAGTTAATATAATCAGATTACACGTGGAAATCTGTCAATCAGATTTCTAATCATGAAGGGTAAGGCTTTCAAGTCATTTCGTtccctcccaccaaaatgctggtgtAATCAAGCCAtttttttcctcccaccaaaatgctggtggAATCAAAGCCATTtcgtttcctcccatcaaaatgctggtGTAATcaaagccattttgtttcttcccatcaaaatgctggtGTAATCAAAGCCATTtcgtttcctcccatcaaaatgctggtGTAATcaaagccattttgtttcttcccatcaaaatgctggtGTAATCAAAACCAtttcgtttcctcccaccaaaatactGGTGTAATCAAAGCCATTTCGTTTCCTCTCACCGAAATGCTGGTGTAATCAAAGCCATTtcgtttcctcccatcaaaatgctggtGTAATCAAAGCCATTtcgtttcctcccatcaaaatgctggtGTAATcaaagccattttgtttcttcccATCAAAATGCTAGTGTAATCAAAACCATTTCGTTTCCTCTCACCGAAATGCTGGTGTAATCAAAGCCATTtcgtttcctcccatcaaaatgctggtGTAATCAAAGCCAtttcgtttcctcccaccaaaatgctggtgtAATcaaagccattttgtttcttccaTCAAAATGCTGGTGTAATTAAAACCAtttcgtttcctcccaccaaactACTGGTGTAATCAAAACCATTTCGTTTCCTCTCACCGAAATGTTGGTGTAATCAAGACCAtttcgtttcctcccaccgaaATGCTGGTGTAATcaaagccattttgtttcttcccatcaaaatgctggtGTAATCAAAGCCATTtcgtttcctcccatcaaaatgctggtGTAATCAAAGCCAtttcgtttcctcccaccaaaatgctggtgtAATcaaagccattttgtttcttcccATCAAAACTCTGGTGTAATCAAAACCATTtcgtttccttccaccaaaatacTGGTGAAATCAAAACCATTTCGTTTCCTCTCACCGAAATGCTGGTGTAATCAAAGCCATTtcgtttcctcccatcaaaatgctggtGTAATCAAAACCATTTCATTTCCAATATATTTGGATTTTGTGACGCGTCATATTACgttccagtgaagcagcacttaaAATATGTTAGAACTGATACCAGCTTGCTTCAGGACGACACTGAGGAAGCTATAACCCATGAATATCATTCAGAAAATAGCCCTGAAACATAGAAAACACATTAGTATTGGTCAATTGCTCAGTTGTCCTTTCCTCTCtaaaaacatgcacatgatACATGAAGGTTGACATTTGACAAGAGGTCTATTTTGGAAATATATCAAACCACATGCTGAAACTAGAATCATTAAATTCCACAAATCTAACAAGTTATGGATATGCGAACATGGTTGAAATATACACTAATCAATGGCTAATCTAACGTTGGCAGAGAAAGCGGACGGAAAGTGGAGTCTTTGGTCTGATTGGTCTGTGTGTTCGGGTACATGCCCGACCGGAAGTCAGAGCCGCACTCGGGATTGCAGTCGGCCACCTCCGGCTTGTGGAGGCGGGGCCTGTCAGGGAGTGACCAATGAAACACAGCAGTGCCCACTTCCGGAATGTAAAAAAGATAAAGAGACAACCACACGTAAGTTATCTGATAGAAGTCATGTTCACTGTTCACAGTTCAAAGCGAGCTATAAAGGGTATCGCCCagtaaaaatgaaatagaaaGTTATTTGGTGCAAAGTCAAAGAAAACACTTACTTCAAGTATAacacactgtacacaaaaaataattcgATTTATTCTTTTTAGGTTTTTTTCagcctagtaaaatgcattttaaacttGGATTCTACGgtagccttttctgaccatacttGGACCAGTGTATATTTGGATCAAATCGAGTTTATGCTACTAATCACACACAGTTTTATTTGATCctttaaaatgcatatacatatagatttgtTAATACATTCCCTGGACTGGACCTTGAAATGACAtgtttcgaaaaaaaaaatatggatataacgtcactgataccctctgttGACAAAtcctaaaactgaaaaaaaatcgaaataTTTTAAACAGTGTGTAATAGTCTTTAATCTGAAATGTGGAGCCTGCTTCATTTTAGTATTTTCTATGCCTTTCATGGTATAGCTAGCATTGCATGATTATAACACTGAAAGTTGACCGACAGTGAAAACAATAGCCCTGAAACTTGTTACTTGAACATCTTTCTAAAAGACATCCACCAATATGAGGGTTGAACTGTGATCAGCCTGACTGTTGCTCACTCCCTATGCctctttttctctctctctctcagctTGTTTGCATGTGCTGccatttacatttgtgtatttactTTTATTATGGGATTTTAATGTTCTACCTAAGAGAGtcaagtacatttatttattttgtttatttgaggGATGCATCGAGTCTGTATTCGACGGCGCTCAGGGTTAATGAAACCGAATGcatggaataaaccaccagTGTTTGGCAAATAATTAgagaactttcccacatgtacctTATATGTAGGAAGTGAATAAACTAGGCTGTTATAAATATCCCTTAATTTGTTTAATCTTATTTCCCACCCTTACAGGATATGCGTTATCGATAATGGGGTGGGTTACTTGTTTATATGCCGTGTGTAGCACGTTGGCTGTTTTCCGCCGCTGTTATTAAGCCTAGATTTGTGAATGGTGGCACGCTCTAGCGTCAGTCCCGTGCCATCTGGTAAAGTTTAAGTCAAACTCACCTCTGTGGTTAAGGCATGTACACCTAATCACTGACTGCCTGGCAATGCTTGGTATTTAATCCCTTTGCTTCATTCACACATCTACCGGAAATAGATTATTATAGTTAGTACATTAACGATATCGCCCTGGGTATTACATTTCGAATGATGGCgtcttgttgctgttgttgtcattAAGTTCCTTCTTTTTATTTAACAGTAAGCGGAAGAGGAATGTTTGTGTTATATACTAGATTTATGCCTCAGGCATTGAGACAATCATCCCACGTCTCCTTGTGGACATCGACAttgtcattacatgtatcactttatgaaagactacagcgtggagtataaaaccagaacagtgtaTTCAGTGTGATTGGTGGCGGATAGTCAAATGTAAACGgtaaaatacagcctcttgcGAATTAGCGTCAGTTGGGTTTTTATTATACTTGTCCATGCAAATGCTTTTACGTAGTAGCGACCTATACGTCTCCTCTCACCACGTCTTAAACAGAGTTAGGTAAAGAATGTAGGGATATTAATAGCAATTTATCCGGCTTCATGGGGCTAATAATCCTGAAAATGGTGGATAACCATCTGACAAACACTGACaggaaaataatgcaaaggaaTCAGAGACAGAAATATAGGACGATTACAACGTCACGGTGATGTGTATTGAGCTGTAGATACATGTCACATCTGCAGACAAGTACGGCCTCCCTGGGGTGCGACTGgttctcaccagtgcggtcgctgtgagttcaagtccagctcatgttggcttccccaCTGGTCGCACGtgggatgatcgtgggtttccaccgggctcttacccggttttctcccagaGTAATACTGTCTGCCCCGTGGTACAAGTGGAATATTCTGGggaacggtgtaaaactccaattaaataaataaataaataataaaataaagtaaaataaaataaaataaaataaaataaataaatgcagtctTTAGAAAAACTCCAGAATATATTTTGATGACGTTTGAGGTTTTTGAGTGGTATTTTGATGCTGAATGTTAAGAACAAGAAGTTTATAATACAAGAAATTTGTTATCTAGGAAAATACTATTGTTATGAGATACGTTTGCTCGACAATGTCATAAACATTTATTCCCTTTAAGATGTATGCCTGCATAAATCCAGATTCTACTAGTGAATTTAAGTAACTTCCAACGCCATAACAGAACCCATTCAGACTTCCTCAACGATAGTGTCCTAAACTGGTTGTGTTTTATTAAAGTTCTGCGTGTATCTATTTATAAATGTCACATCTCACTTGTTTAATATCCGTCTGGTCGAGGGAGAAGGGGGTGGGGGATACAAGGAAGTGTCAGAGATAATAAACCAGAGTGGTGTGTACCCCAAATCTTCGTACATCTGTACGAACAAGGCGAGGGGCAATCCTTTGTGATACCGTCCACTGGATGTCCAAGAAAAGATTCGGAACATCGATAGAAAACTCTTTAATTTTAAAGTATATAACATATTTTGTACGTCCATATTGATGGCAGATGGGATACAGTCATTGTCGGTATAATCTACCTCACTTTCGTTACTAAGCAACGGTTACGTCATCGACATGGTGAGGGTATATTTCCCTCAAATTACCGAGGCCACAAGAGGCTAGTATcgacacacctacatgtagtcagtTGTATCTTGTGTCTTAGTTGTATATCTCACTAAAACGGTGGTTTAACTCGCTATATGATTTGCTGTGGGCTATGGCGCAAAATATACAAAGCCTACATATAGAGAGAATTTTATTCACGTCCCAGTACAAATTCTGTGACTTACCCAGCTCTAAGAAGTAAATAACCGACGCAGCTTTGCAAGAGGCTATATTTTATGTCTTATGTGTGACtgtttgccagttatcacactgtcatcgctggtctggttttactccgtGCACTGTAAGTTTTTTTACATCCTCTCGGTGGGGAAATCTGTCGctctgtcagtcagtcaataaTATGACATTCTGTCGTTTAAATGCGAAGTATTTATAGGATCAAAGATCAAAGACAAAGACAAGCATTAAACTGTTGCAAGTTATTAAAGacattgtccaggaaaataggttgatttatttaacgACCAAAAAGCGTTTAAAACATAGGATGCTAtcgtggtctgttgggacctaGAggtaccagtgacgtcacagcaatatttttggcttgaaatagttcatttCAGGGTCCATTACTTGAAAACATTCATAGCTCTACATggagatgcattttgaatgatgaaatatagcaacccatgtgtgtcaagtggcaaaaagctgaagtgacatcactggttcaaatatggtcagaaaaggccatgggaaaatcaaactattttccctGGACGatatttaatgatctttcatctgaaagGTATTTCATGCTTGtatgttctttgcctttaacgtCGACCATTCACTAAACGAAGGGCCCGAGAGTAAGACCACATGAAATCGTATAATCTTCACTTCACCATTACAAATTTGAATTCGTGCGCTTAGTGTCAGATATCGTTTAGTTAGGAATGATGatgttttattgtgtgttttttttttctggccttCAGCGGCAGAAACCAGCAAAGTGTCCATCATCCTTCCAATAGTCATCGCCGTCTGTGTCATCCTCGTCATCATTGCTGTTCTTGTCTTCAGAAGGTGAGTCTGTCAGCTTCGTGTATCAGTTAAACAGTTAAACGGTGACAATCTATAACTGTCAGGTGACACAACCGACAACTCaatcaaagaatattttaagCTAATGCTTCGAGTAAGCAACCAGTCATTCACTCAGACAGACGACCTATGCTACAacaattcaatcaatcaataaaccCACTTACAGTATATGCTAGttaacaaaacaacaaatcGTCCATTCAATTAATTGACCATCGAAGCGAAGCGGCGCTTGACAAGTGAGGTTGGTGGCTCGAATACAGTTCTCACTGGCTAGCGTATATGTTTAAGTCAGGAGATGTTTCAGGTGCCTGGTAAATTGTGGTGGTTCCGTAGCCCGGTTTTCTCTGTCCATAATGCGTTGTAgtgtaattattcatttatttaattgttctttcatgccgtactccagaatatttcacttatacgacagcgtccagaaaatatgatttatttatttacttatttaattggtgttttaagccgcactcaagaatatttcacttctgcgacggcgaccaatattatggtgggatgaaaccgggcagagcccgggggaaacccacgactatccgcaggctactggcataccttccctcgtacgaccggagtggaagccagcatgagctggacttgagcccaaaatgactgcattggtgagaggctctagAGTTATTGTGCTCTTTTAgaacgctaaccactcggcggCCATCTTGCGCGTTAAATACAAAACGTTgatgagaaaatgaaaaaatattttagtagGTTGGTATAGAGTAATCATTGATTGCCTTTTAATTCAGGAAAAAGAAGAAGAGGGAAAGTGAGAAGTCTAAAGAGAAAAGCGAACAGGTTGTGACGTATGATAAAATGCACCAACAGCCCGATGGTACGTACACGAAAAACAACTATGCGGCTTGATATGGCCACACAAACTTGAGAAGATCCGCATTGCCCATCGATGTCGAGGACAGAATAAAGACGAAGGCAAGTTTTGCGAGCAAAAGATTCGGCACAGGTGTTCAGGGAAGAAACACGAGCACAGGTTACAAGACACTGATTGGAAGATACTTTATTGATAACTGGACAGATCACCCGATCGAAAAGTCTGAAGCATGCGTGCGTTTTAAGCTGTGGTCGTCTGTTCAACATTTTCTAAGGAAGGTTTAGTTATTTTCGCATGAATTTCTTGAAAGTGTAAATGTGTATCCCG
Proteins encoded in this region:
- the LOC135476460 gene encoding uncharacterized protein LOC135476460; its protein translation is MGRGYLRWLVLTWCWVAVFTQEEEEEKTEDLAEYTLIFKTANKKGAGTDGDVMMKLTGDHISMSYPIRYRGTGPKFGRGREDRFNLTDMTYIGPICSVQLWTKSTDSWILDTLTIVDWKTDDKAVFNVSKRIDAREQKYNRTEKADGKWSLWSDWSVCSGTCPTGSQSRTRDCSRPPPACGGGACQGVTNETQQCPLPECKKDKETTTPAETSKVSIILPIVIAVCVILVIIAVLVFRRKKKKRESEKSKEKSEQVVTYDKMHQQPDGTYTKNNYAA